Proteins encoded in a region of the Anaerohalosphaeraceae bacterium genome:
- the gcvH gene encoding glycine cleavage system protein GcvH, whose translation MIDPEARYLRTHEWAKDEGRGVFAVGLSSYALEQLGDIVYLELPEVGDTVEQGGTFGVVESVKAASDLYAPLGGEIVEVNRAAADNPDMLKEDPYEEGWLIKIKASNPSEFEDLMDAREYKQFLETEAE comes from the coding sequence ATGATTGACCCGGAAGCCAGATACTTAAGGACCCATGAATGGGCCAAAGACGAAGGCAGGGGAGTTTTTGCCGTCGGTTTGAGCAGTTACGCCCTCGAGCAGCTGGGGGATATCGTTTATTTGGAGCTGCCGGAGGTGGGAGATACGGTCGAACAGGGAGGCACGTTCGGGGTGGTGGAGTCTGTGAAGGCGGCTTCCGATTTGTATGCCCCGCTGGGCGGTGAGATTGTGGAGGTCAATCGGGCGGCGGCGGATAATCCGGACATGCTCAAGGAGGACCCCTATGAGGAGGGCTGGCTGATTAAAATCAAGGCCTCCAATCCGTCGGAATTTGAGGATCTGATGGATGCCAGGGAATACAAGCAGTTTTTGGAGACGGAAGCAGAGTAG
- the gcvPA gene encoding aminomethyl-transferring glycine dehydrogenase subunit GcvPA, with protein MPYISHTDQQRAQMLAEIGLKPEDLFSDIPPSLRCRPLNLPEGLSEQEVRSRLASIASKNFIHLTCFLGGGFYDHFIPAAVYALTSRSEFYTAYTPYQPEVSQGTLQAIYEFQSVICRLTEMEASNASLYDGGTALYEAMMMALRLTRRNKVIVDDSVNPIYRVMLHSYTRNLKIELTETENAGGLANREAIRRALDEQTAAVIVQNPNFFGCIDDFTDLAEAAHSKGALLIVSCYPISLGILKAPGAMGADIVTGEGQSLGLPMCFGGPYLGFMATRKEYVRQMPGRIVGQTTDARGRRGFVLTLQAREQHIRRDKATSNICSNEALCALTALVYLCLLGKEGLRETAQLCADKASYAYQRLTAIPGVRPHFPAQWFFNEMVLDLPCEAAEAAAKLIERGYAAGFPLSRYYRGMNNSLLIAVTEKRTKQEIGMLAEELEAIL; from the coding sequence ATGCCTTATATTTCCCATACGGACCAGCAGCGGGCTCAAATGCTCGCGGAGATTGGGCTCAAGCCGGAGGATTTGTTTTCCGATATCCCGCCGTCACTGCGGTGCAGACCGCTGAATCTGCCGGAGGGCTTAAGCGAGCAGGAGGTGCGCAGCCGTCTGGCGTCGATTGCCTCCAAGAATTTTATCCATCTGACCTGTTTTCTGGGCGGCGGGTTTTATGACCATTTCATTCCGGCGGCAGTGTATGCCCTGACAAGCCGAAGCGAATTTTATACGGCCTACACGCCGTATCAGCCGGAGGTGTCGCAGGGCACGCTTCAGGCGATTTATGAGTTTCAGTCCGTCATCTGCCGGCTGACGGAGATGGAGGCCTCCAATGCCTCGCTGTATGACGGGGGAACGGCGCTGTATGAGGCGATGATGATGGCGCTTCGGCTGACGCGCCGCAACAAGGTGATTGTGGATGATTCGGTCAATCCCATTTATCGGGTGATGCTGCATTCCTATACGCGGAATCTGAAGATTGAGCTGACGGAAACGGAAAACGCCGGCGGGCTGGCCAATCGGGAGGCGATCCGCAGGGCCCTCGATGAGCAGACCGCCGCGGTGATTGTGCAGAATCCGAACTTTTTCGGGTGCATCGATGATTTTACGGATTTGGCCGAGGCGGCGCATTCGAAAGGGGCGCTGCTGATTGTCTCCTGCTATCCGATTTCGCTGGGGATTTTGAAGGCCCCGGGGGCGATGGGAGCGGATATTGTAACGGGGGAAGGGCAGAGTCTGGGGCTGCCGATGTGCTTCGGGGGGCCGTATCTGGGCTTTATGGCGACGCGGAAGGAGTATGTGCGTCAGATGCCCGGACGAATTGTCGGGCAGACGACCGATGCCCGGGGGCGGCGCGGATTTGTGCTGACGCTTCAGGCGCGGGAGCAGCATATTCGCCGCGACAAGGCGACCTCGAATATTTGTTCCAATGAGGCGCTCTGTGCCCTCACGGCGCTGGTGTATTTGTGTCTGCTGGGCAAAGAGGGACTTCGGGAGACGGCGCAGCTGTGTGCAGACAAGGCCAGTTATGCCTATCAGCGGCTGACGGCGATTCCCGGGGTGCGGCCGCATTTTCCGGCCCAGTGGTTTTTTAATGAGATGGTGCTGGATTTGCCGTGCGAGGCGGCGGAGGCGGCGGCCAAACTGATTGAGCGGGGGTATGCGGCGGGATTCCCCCTGAGCCGCTATTACAGGGGGATGAACAATTCGCTGCTGATTGCGGTGACGGAAAAGCGCACCAAACAGGAAATCGGAATGCTGGCCGAAGAGCTGGAGGCGATTTTATAA
- a CDS encoding PEP-CTERM sorting domain-containing protein (PEP-CTERM proteins occur, often in large numbers, in the proteomes of bacteria that also encode an exosortase, a predicted intramembrane cysteine proteinase. The presence of a PEP-CTERM domain at a protein's C-terminus predicts cleavage within the sorting domain, followed by covalent anchoring to some some component of the (usually Gram-negative) cell surface. Many PEP-CTERM proteins exhibit an unusual sequence composition that includes large numbers of potential glycosylation sites. Expression of one such protein has been shown restore the ability of a bacterium to form floc, a type of biofilm.), whose translation MKPILRQCWIVLLALLVSPIAFAGITDGSTLYASLSDTFVPGSGTGAAEVLSRVYLAGEEHNYQGNYIYTYLYTYLISDACVNLSFFSVEILPDVEILAYGWDVDGKTPFVWESVNDPVESTNDPVESTIKSIEAFFKNPLKPGDTSATLWFISPQKPTEADGSLAGITAGQYNFLVGKVLTPIVPEPMTALLLAAGSLLSRFSRKRNAE comes from the coding sequence ATGAAACCGATTCTAAGGCAATGCTGGATCGTTCTTCTGGCGTTGCTGGTTTCACCCATCGCTTTCGCAGGGATCACTGACGGAAGCACCCTCTATGCCTCTCTAAGTGACACCTTTGTGCCGGGTTCAGGCACAGGAGCCGCCGAGGTACTCAGCCGGGTTTATCTGGCCGGCGAAGAACACAACTACCAAGGCAATTACATCTACACCTATCTCTACACCTATCTAATCTCCGATGCATGCGTCAATCTCAGCTTTTTCTCCGTGGAGATATTACCAGACGTGGAGATTCTTGCTTATGGATGGGATGTAGACGGCAAAACTCCTTTTGTCTGGGAATCGGTCAATGACCCTGTCGAAAGCACAAATGACCCTGTCGAAAGCACAATTAAAAGCATTGAGGCGTTCTTCAAGAACCCCCTCAAGCCGGGTGACACCTCCGCAACGCTTTGGTTCATCAGTCCCCAAAAGCCCACTGAAGCAGACGGTTCATTAGCCGGTATTACAGCCGGTCAATACAATTTCCTGGTCGGCAAGGTACTCACGCCAATTGTCCCGGAACCGATGACCGCACTGCTTCTGGCTGCAGGGAGCCTGCTGAGCCGTTTTTCTCGAAAGAGAAACGCTGAATGA
- a CDS encoding aminotransferase class I/II-fold pyridoxal phosphate-dependent enzyme, with product MDEFVIEPSSRIKRLPPYLFGRLNALKLEKRRQDIDIIDLGMGNPMDGAPDLVIDKLCEAARDPRNHRYSASKGIFNLRREMALKYERKWNVSLDPETEVLACIGSKEGFSHMCLAMLGPGDTAVVADPAFPIHIYGVALAGANVITVPLGNDQKFLDTIAMVCEHLFPRPKLLILNYPHNPTGMTVEEGFFETVVDLAKRFQIAVIHDFAYGETCFDGYKAPSFLSAKGAKDVGVEFTTLSKPYGMAGFRIGFAAGNRKMIEALATIKGYYDYGIFQPIQIASIIAMRHCDDHIRIQNEKYQARRDIICEGLKRIGWEVDVPRASMFVWTKFPVEHSKGKGSIDFAMELLENAYVAMAPGRAFGENGEYHMRIALVENEHRLRQAVRNIGRYLQGKPVPGKRRKQMQIP from the coding sequence ATGGACGAGTTTGTAATTGAACCTTCTTCGAGAATCAAACGGCTGCCGCCGTATTTGTTCGGACGCTTAAACGCCCTTAAACTCGAAAAACGCCGGCAGGACATCGACATCATCGACCTCGGCATGGGCAACCCGATGGACGGGGCACCGGACCTGGTCATCGACAAACTCTGCGAGGCTGCGCGCGACCCGCGCAACCACCGCTACAGCGCCTCCAAGGGCATCTTCAATCTCCGCCGCGAGATGGCCCTTAAATACGAGCGAAAATGGAATGTCTCCCTCGACCCGGAAACCGAAGTCCTCGCCTGCATCGGCTCCAAAGAGGGCTTCAGCCATATGTGTCTGGCAATGCTCGGCCCGGGTGATACGGCTGTCGTGGCCGACCCGGCCTTCCCCATCCACATTTACGGCGTCGCTCTGGCCGGCGCGAATGTCATCACCGTCCCGCTGGGCAATGACCAGAAGTTTCTGGATACCATTGCGATGGTCTGCGAGCACCTGTTCCCGCGGCCCAAACTGCTGATTCTCAATTATCCGCATAACCCAACCGGAATGACCGTCGAGGAAGGATTCTTTGAAACCGTTGTGGATTTGGCCAAGCGTTTCCAAATCGCCGTCATTCACGATTTCGCCTACGGAGAGACCTGCTTTGACGGCTACAAAGCCCCCAGCTTCCTGTCCGCCAAGGGCGCCAAAGACGTCGGCGTCGAGTTCACCACGCTCAGCAAGCCCTATGGAATGGCGGGCTTTCGAATCGGGTTTGCCGCCGGCAACCGAAAAATGATTGAGGCCCTGGCTACGATTAAGGGCTATTACGACTACGGCATCTTCCAGCCCATCCAAATCGCCAGCATTATCGCGATGCGTCATTGCGACGACCACATCCGAATTCAAAACGAAAAATATCAGGCCCGACGCGATATCATTTGCGAAGGCCTCAAACGAATCGGGTGGGAAGTGGATGTCCCCCGCGCTTCGATGTTTGTTTGGACGAAATTTCCCGTCGAACATTCCAAAGGGAAAGGCAGCATCGATTTTGCGATGGAGCTGCTCGAAAATGCATATGTCGCCATGGCCCCCGGCCGCGCCTTCGGAGAAAACGGCGAATACCACATGCGCATCGCCCTGGTGGAGAACGAACACCGGCTTCGTCAAGCCGTTCGGAATATCGGACGCTACCTTCAGGGCAAACCCGTCCCCGGAAAACGACGGAAACAGATGCAGATTCCTTAG
- a CDS encoding AI-2E family transporter, whose translation MTAQPSSHSTHTGSSGTSTISQILIPLAALVIIIAGLRAAVSIIVPFLMAVFLAIIATPALFWLQKKRIPTGLAVFILSAVILIAGLLLGALLAATIADFTRALPEFEKNLQKTIVEWTEWFSPSPVSDSSPSGEESIGRRAEEKVHAILRLIQNSIQRYIHPNEIVNILKDLLSQLGGILTNGFLIFLTTVFILLEASILPAKIRAAMQQSPQTFENLARMADDVKRYLAIKTAISLLTGLLITIWLIVLKVNYAVLWGLIAFLLNFVPTIGSLVAAVPAVLMALLQGGPGTALLTALGYLVVNVVLGNFIEPRMLGRHLGLSVLVVFLSLVFWGWILGPFGMLLAVPLTMLVKIILQSRPDTQWLATLLGSEKPSLPTGKK comes from the coding sequence ATGACAGCACAGCCGTCTTCGCATTCGACCCACACCGGTTCGTCCGGAACTTCCACTATCTCGCAGATTCTCATTCCTCTGGCGGCCCTTGTGATTATCATTGCGGGTCTGCGGGCGGCTGTCTCCATCATTGTGCCGTTCCTGATGGCCGTCTTTCTGGCCATTATCGCCACACCGGCTCTTTTCTGGCTCCAGAAGAAGCGGATTCCCACCGGTCTTGCCGTCTTTATCCTCTCCGCCGTCATTCTGATTGCCGGCCTGCTCCTGGGAGCCCTGCTGGCCGCCACCATTGCCGATTTTACCCGCGCTCTGCCGGAATTTGAAAAAAATCTCCAGAAAACCATCGTGGAATGGACGGAATGGTTTTCGCCTTCGCCCGTTTCCGACAGCAGCCCGTCCGGCGAAGAATCCATTGGCCGCCGAGCCGAGGAAAAAGTCCATGCAATCCTCCGTCTGATTCAAAATTCCATCCAGCGGTATATCCATCCGAACGAAATCGTAAACATCCTCAAAGACCTGCTTTCTCAGCTGGGCGGCATTCTGACCAACGGCTTTCTCATCTTCCTGACAACGGTTTTTATTCTGCTGGAGGCCTCCATTCTGCCGGCCAAAATCCGAGCCGCTATGCAGCAGTCGCCCCAGACCTTTGAAAATCTTGCCCGAATGGCCGACGATGTCAAACGCTACCTGGCCATCAAAACCGCCATCAGTCTGCTGACCGGCCTGCTGATTACCATCTGGCTGATTGTTTTGAAGGTCAATTATGCTGTCCTGTGGGGGCTGATTGCCTTTTTGCTGAATTTTGTCCCGACTATCGGCTCGCTGGTGGCCGCTGTGCCCGCCGTCCTGATGGCCCTCCTCCAGGGCGGCCCCGGTACCGCCCTTCTGACGGCTTTGGGCTATTTAGTCGTCAATGTAGTGCTCGGAAATTTTATTGAACCGCGAATGCTCGGCAGACACCTGGGACTGTCCGTGCTGGTGGTTTTCCTGTCTTTGGTTTTCTGGGGCTGGATTCTGGGGCCCTTCGGGATGCTGCTGGCCGTTCCCCTGACAATGCTGGTCAAAATCATCCTCCAGAGCCGTCCGGACACCCAATGGCTGGCCACCCTGCTCGGTTCTGAAAAACCGTCACTGCCGACCGGCAAAAAATAA
- a CDS encoding YkgJ family cysteine cluster protein yields MPVQKKSKKKKKTEGADCCDCNGLCCRYFALPIDTPKTWKDYDDIRWYLSHRGVSVFVEKGDWYLQVDNRCRYLTRNNRCRQYPLRPRICRTYHTRNCEKTSSEYGYKLHFLHDEQMVEYMQKRFGSDVLKRLEKIETDRKKARKTVRRKGRS; encoded by the coding sequence GTGCCGGTTCAGAAAAAAAGCAAAAAGAAGAAGAAAACAGAAGGGGCGGATTGCTGCGACTGCAACGGCTTGTGCTGCCGGTATTTTGCCCTGCCGATTGATACGCCCAAAACCTGGAAGGATTATGATGATATCCGCTGGTATCTGAGCCATCGGGGCGTTTCCGTTTTTGTGGAAAAAGGCGATTGGTACCTTCAGGTGGACAATCGCTGCAGATATCTGACCCGAAACAATCGGTGCCGCCAGTATCCGCTGCGTCCGCGCATCTGCCGAACGTACCATACGCGGAACTGTGAAAAAACCAGCAGCGAGTATGGGTACAAACTGCATTTCCTCCATGATGAACAGATGGTTGAGTATATGCAGAAGCGTTTCGGGTCCGATGTGCTAAAACGGCTCGAAAAGATAGAAACGGACAGGAAGAAAGCCAGAAAAACCGTTCGGCGAAAGGGTCGCTCGTGA
- the gcvPB gene encoding aminomethyl-transferring glycine dehydrogenase subunit GcvPB: MRHKQRKEKAMKLVFEKSAAGRRGLRIPKSDVPTSIHLKKEYLRAQPAALPELSELDVVRHFTELSRRNYGVDTNFYPLGSCTMKYNPKVCERIASYPGFAHLHPLLPQLRGGGMLTQGALEVLYETDLMLREICGMAAFTMQPMAGAHGELTGIMMMAAYHRDRGNHKTTVLVPDSAHGTNPASAAIAGYTVKTVPSDEHGCMSLSALKAMLDEETAGIMLTCPNTLGLFNPHVKEICELVHSVDGLAYYDGANLNAIVGKVRPGDLGFDIVHVNLHKTFATPHGGGGPGAGPVGVVEKLVDYLPVSVVVKREDGTYALEYNRPKSIGYIAPFYGNFGVILRAYVYLLMLGREGLERVAENAVLNANYIKEKLKPYYDLPHPGICKHECVLSAARQVKESGIHALDIAKALIDAGFHPPTMYFPTIVKESLMIEPTECESKETLDAFIEAMIAIAQKARTEPETLKAAPMTTPVGRLDETKAARELNIACL, translated from the coding sequence CTGCGGCATAAACAAAGGAAAGAAAAGGCGATGAAATTGGTGTTTGAAAAAAGTGCGGCGGGACGGCGGGGCCTGCGGATTCCGAAATCGGATGTGCCGACGAGCATTCATCTGAAGAAAGAATACCTGCGGGCGCAGCCGGCGGCCCTGCCGGAGCTGTCGGAACTGGATGTGGTGCGGCATTTTACAGAGCTGTCGCGGCGCAATTACGGTGTGGATACGAATTTTTATCCGCTGGGCTCGTGCACGATGAAATACAACCCGAAGGTCTGCGAGCGGATTGCGTCGTATCCGGGTTTTGCGCATCTGCATCCGCTTCTGCCGCAGCTGCGGGGCGGCGGAATGCTCACGCAGGGGGCGCTGGAGGTGCTGTATGAGACGGACCTGATGCTGCGGGAAATCTGCGGGATGGCGGCGTTTACGATGCAGCCGATGGCCGGCGCTCACGGGGAGCTGACGGGGATTATGATGATGGCGGCCTATCACCGCGACCGGGGCAATCACAAAACGACGGTGCTGGTGCCGGACAGTGCCCACGGGACGAACCCGGCCAGTGCGGCGATTGCGGGCTATACGGTTAAGACGGTGCCCAGCGATGAGCACGGGTGTATGTCGCTGTCGGCGCTGAAAGCGATGCTGGACGAAGAGACGGCGGGCATTATGCTCACCTGCCCGAATACGCTGGGGCTGTTTAATCCGCATGTCAAGGAGATTTGCGAGCTGGTGCATTCCGTCGATGGACTGGCCTATTATGACGGGGCGAATCTGAATGCGATTGTCGGCAAGGTGCGGCCGGGGGACTTGGGCTTCGATATTGTCCATGTGAATCTGCACAAGACCTTTGCAACGCCGCACGGCGGGGGCGGGCCCGGCGCCGGTCCGGTCGGGGTGGTGGAAAAACTTGTGGATTATCTGCCGGTGTCGGTTGTGGTCAAACGCGAGGACGGGACGTATGCGCTGGAGTACAATCGCCCCAAGTCGATCGGATATATCGCGCCGTTTTACGGTAATTTCGGGGTCATTCTGCGGGCGTATGTGTATCTGCTGATGCTGGGCCGGGAGGGGCTGGAGCGGGTGGCGGAAAACGCCGTGCTCAATGCCAATTATATTAAGGAAAAACTGAAACCGTATTACGACCTGCCGCATCCGGGCATCTGCAAGCATGAGTGTGTGTTAAGTGCGGCCCGCCAGGTCAAAGAAAGCGGCATTCACGCCCTCGATATCGCCAAGGCGCTGATTGATGCGGGCTTTCATCCGCCGACGATGTATTTCCCGACGATTGTGAAAGAATCGCTGATGATTGAGCCGACGGAGTGCGAAAGCAAAGAGACGCTGGATGCGTTTATCGAGGCGATGATTGCGATTGCACAAAAAGCCCGAACAGAGCCGGAAACCCTCAAGGCTGCTCCGATGACAACGCCGGTCGGACGGCTGGATGAGACCAAAGCGGCCCGGGAACTGAATATCGCCTGCCTGTAG
- a CDS encoding PEP-CTERM sorting domain-containing protein, producing MNDEQHPRRNNPNSKSEKVIDMTRIKTTCLWLFLTGMLAASPAAQAALTYLPDSSYYSGKTYYNVNLGNGQVLSGRIEFAVYDTSAYPSEFTGTAPGTGRYIYAYQIFHNSGSSNAALTAFVIKQIGDGAIPADNPNSYIGTNNTVSGVDASSAFFNVSRTEGNWLFETQNIQAGEHSVFLLVRSNSPIQVGTYNLFPPEDEGIPVPGNEDNGNPIPEPATLLILSIGLASAAVRKIH from the coding sequence ATGAATGATGAACAGCATCCTCGACGAAACAATCCAAACTCTAAAAGTGAGAAGGTCATTGATATGACCCGAATCAAAACGACTTGTTTATGGCTCTTTCTTACAGGGATGCTTGCCGCCAGCCCGGCGGCGCAGGCAGCCCTTACCTACCTGCCGGACAGTTCTTATTACTCCGGGAAAACGTACTACAACGTCAATCTCGGAAACGGTCAGGTCCTCAGCGGACGCATTGAATTCGCCGTGTACGACACCTCCGCTTATCCGAGCGAATTCACAGGAACGGCCCCCGGAACCGGACGCTACATCTATGCGTACCAAATCTTCCACAACTCCGGCAGTTCCAATGCCGCTCTGACCGCGTTTGTGATTAAACAGATTGGCGACGGGGCTATTCCCGCCGACAATCCAAACAGTTACATCGGCACGAACAATACCGTCTCCGGCGTGGATGCCTCCTCGGCTTTTTTCAATGTCAGCCGAACGGAGGGCAACTGGCTGTTCGAAACCCAGAACATCCAGGCGGGGGAACATTCCGTTTTCCTGCTGGTCCGGAGCAACAGTCCGATTCAAGTCGGAACCTATAATTTGTTCCCGCCGGAGGATGAGGGTATTCCCGTCCCCGGCAATGAAGACAACGGCAATCCGATTCCTGAACCGGCAACTCTGCTGATTCTTAGCATCGGATTGGCCTCGGCGGCCGTCCGAAAAATCCATTAA